In Oryza sativa Japonica Group chromosome 11, ASM3414082v1, the following are encoded in one genomic region:
- the LOC9271774 gene encoding momilactone A synthase-like, translating to MMMLRLVGAEARRRAATGAAGGERWLSAAAAAPTKGRLEGKIAIITGGASGLGKATAREFIREGAAAVFIADVNSDLGAEAAAELGPRAHFVRCDVADEGSVAAAVDGAVASHGRLDVMFNNAGVAGPLAGATEVASLDLAALDAVIAVNLRGTLAGIKHAARVMRPRGSGSILCTASVSGVMGGLGTYPYSVSKFAVAGAVRAAAAELSRHGVRVNCVSPFAVATPMVVAQFAQMLGGADEARVAAVVRGLGELRGAACEAEDVARAAAYLASDDAKYVSGHNLVVDGGFTSYKHLPIPQPHD from the exons ATGATGATGCTCCGGCTCGTCGGCGCCGAAGCTAG gaggagggcggccaccggagctgccggcggcgagcggtggctgtcggcggcggcggcggcgccgaccaaGGGAAG GCTCGAGGGGAAAATTGCAATAATAACCGGGGGAGCAAGCGGGCTCGGGAAGGCGACGGCCCGCGAGTTCATCcgcgagggcgccgccgccgtcttcatcGCCGACGTGAACTCCGACCTGGGCGCCGAGGCTGCCGCCGAGCTCGGCCCGCGCGCCCACTTCGTGCGCTGCGACGTCGCCGACGAGGGCagcgtggccgccgccgtggacggCGCCGTGGCGAGCCACGGGCGCCTCGACGTGATGTTCAACAACGCCGGCGTGGCGggcccgctcgccggcgccacGGAGGTGGCGTCGCTGGACCTGGCCGCGCTCGACGCCGTCATAGCCGTGAACCTGCGCGGGACGCTCGCCGGGATCAAGCACGCGGCGCGCGTGATGCGCCCGCGCGGGTCGGGGTCCATCCTGTGCACGGCGAGCGTCAGCGGCGTCATGGGCGGGCTCGGCACGTACCCGTACTCGGTGTCCAAGTTCGCCGTGGCGGGCGCCGtcagggccgccgccgccgagctgtcGCGCCACGGCGTCCGCGTCAACTGCGTCTCGCCGTTCGCCGTGGCGACGCCGATGGTGGTGGCGCAGTTCGCGCAGATgctcggcggcgccgacgaggcgcgGGTGGCAGCGGTGGTGAGGGGGCTCGGCGAGCTGAGGGGCGCGGCGTGCGAGGCGGAGGacgtggcgagggcggcggcgtacCTCGCCTCCGACGACGCCAAGTACGTGTCCGGGCACAACCTGGTGGTGGACGGCGGCTTCACCAGCTACAAGCACCTGCCGATTCCCCAGCCGCACGATTGA